In Coregonus clupeaformis isolate EN_2021a unplaced genomic scaffold, ASM2061545v1 scaf0282, whole genome shotgun sequence, a single window of DNA contains:
- the LOC123484348 gene encoding synaptotagmin-2-like isoform X2 — MWAVGAIVIVVLVLVGCCTFCLFKKCFGKKKKTKKVRERKAGRRRKADNEGGGEGGDKEEGDKKEGEGEEKEQEKLGKLEFSLDYNFTDAQLIVGILQAQDLAAMDMGGTSDPYVKVYLLPDKKKKHETKVQRKNLCPVFNETFIFKIPYTELGGKILVLQVFDFDRFSKHDVIGEIKIPMNSVDLGQPMQCWRDLENSEKEEAEKLGDVCISLRYVPTAGKLTINIMEAKNLKKMDVGGLSDPFVKIVLQHNGKRIKKKKTTVKKNTLNPYFNESFSFEIPFEQIQKVQVVITVYDYDKLGSNDAIGKTFMGYGATGVGLKHWSEMLANPRRPVAQWHVLCPEEEVDAALKVPPR; from the exons ATGTGGGCAGTTGGGGCCATCGTCATAGTGGTGCTGGTTTTGGTAGGATGCTGCACGTTCTGCCTCTTCAAAAAATGCTTTGGGAAAAAGAAAAAAACTAAGAAAGTGAGGGAGAGGAAGGCTGGCCGTCGGAGGAAGGCAGACAacgaagggggaggagagggtggggatAAG GAAGAGGGGGATAAGAaagaaggggaaggagaggagaaggaacagGAGAAGCTGGGAAAACTGGAGTTCTCCTTGGACTACAACTTCACAGATGCCCAG CTTATAGTGGGTATCCTCCAGGCTCAGGATCTGGCTGCCATGGATATGGGGGGTACCTCGGACCCCTATGTAAAAGTCTACCTGCTCCCAGACAAAAAGAAGAAGCATGAAACTAAGGTCCAGCGCAAGAACCTGTGCCCGGTTTTCAACGAGACCTTCATCTTCAAG ATCCCGTACACAGAGTTGGGAGGGAAGATCCTGGTGTTGCAGGTCTTCGACTTTGACCGTTTCTCCAAGCATGATGTGATTGGGGAGATAAAGATCCCCATGAACAGTGTGGATCTGGGACAACCAATGCAATGTTGGAGGGACCTGGAGAACAGTGAAAAAGAAGAG GCAGAGAAACTGGGTGATGTCTGCATCTCCTTGCGCTACGTACCTACTGCTGGCAAACTCACTATCAACATCATGGAGGCCAAGAACCTAAAGAAGATGGATGTTGGTGGCTTATCAG ATCCATTTGTGAAGATTGTTCTGCAGCACAATGGGAAACGAAtcaagaagaagaagacaacTGTCAAGAAGAACACACTCAATCCGTACTTCAATGAGAGCTTCAGCTTTGAGATTCCCTTCGAGCAGATTCAG AAAGTGCAGGTCGTCATAACAGTGTATGACTATGACAAGCTTGGGAGCAACGATGCAATTGGCAAGACCTTCATGGGTTACGGTGCCACAGGAGTTGGTCTCAAACATTGGTCAGAAATGTTGGCCAATCCGAGACGTCCAGTTGCCCAATGGCATGTCCTCTGCCCAGAGGAGGAGGTGGATGCAGCTCTGAAGGTCCCACCTCGTTAA